The genomic DNA GAACCCGCGATGTGGTAGTCCAGTGTACATCCGTCAGGGGTGGTGAAGGTGCTCATCATGTCTTCCTTTGAAGACCCTCGGTTCAAGCCACTTCCAGATTCTATGCCGCCGCGACTGCGCGACCGTGACCCTTCCGAGCGGTTTTCGTAGGTGCTCCGGTCATGGACGCCGCCTCCCTCCATGGATAGGGATCGGACATTCCACTGACTTTTCTTGAGAACGGTTCGATTCTCCTTTGTATACCAATGGGAGAGACAGCGCCATTCAGTGGAGTGATGTTTCCGCATGAGGAACAGCCAATGTCACACGACGTGCTTGTCACCGGTGCCAGCGTCACGGGCCCGGCCCTCGCCTGGTGGCTGCACCGGTTCGGGATGAACGTCACCGTCGTCGAGCGCTCGCCCGCGTTCCGCGATGGCGGCCAGAACATCGACGTGCGTGGGGCCGGCCGAGAGGTGTTGCGGCGCATGGGGCTGGAGCAGGCGGTTGCCAAGGCCGGCACGGGCGAGCAGGGCATCGTCTTCGTCGATGAAAACAACCGCGTGAAGGCGGAGTTCGACAAGGAGGTATTCGGCGGCAACGGCCCGACCGCCGAGCTGGAGATCCTCCGCGGAGACCTCGCGCGTATTCTCTATGAGCACAGCCGTGACCGCGCGGAGTACGTCTTCGGCGACAGCATCGAGTCACTCGACGACGGGGGAGAGGGAGGAATCGAGGTCACCTTCAAGAAAGGCGGCGCCCGTCGCTTCGACCTCGTCATCGCCGCCGAGGGAATCGGCTCCTCGACGCGTCGGCTCCTGTTCGGTGACACCGCGAAGCGTCGGCCGTTCAATCTCTACATGGGCTATTTCACCCTCCCGAAGGGCGAAAACGACGGTGTTTTCGCCCGCTGGTACAACGCACCGGGTGGGCGCAGCGTGTTGCTCCGCCCCGACCCCAAGGGCACGACGCGCGCCGTGCTCACGCTCCAGCAGGCGCCCTGTGGCTACGAAGACCTCTCGCTCGACGAGCAGAAGCAGGTGTTGAAGGAACGCTTCGCCGATGCCGGGTGGGAGACGCCACGCGTGCTCCAGGGGCTCGCTCAAGCGGATGACTTCTACTTCGAGATGATCGGTCAGATGCGACTCGAGTGCTGGTCAAAGGGTCGGACCGCGCTCGTCGGCGACGCCGCCTACGCCCCCTCGCCGGTCAGTGGCATGGGCACGAGCCTCGGCCTGGTCGGCGCGTATGTGCTGGCGGGCGAGCTGTCGCGCCATGACGACCATGCCGAGGCCTTCGCCGCCTATGAGCGGATCATGCGGCCCTATGTCGACCAGGCGCAGGATGTGCCGAAGTTAGGCCCGCGTATCGCGAATCCGCGAACGCGGTTCGGGATCGTGCTCCAGCAGGCCGTCTTGAATCTCGCGACGAAGCCGGGCATCCGGAATCTCGCTGGCAAACTGATCGAGCCACCCGCCGAGAAGATCGATTTGCCCGATTACGGCCGGGCCGTCTCTCGATGAGACCAGAAAAGCGGCGCGCGCCTCTTGCCTGGAGCACCATGCCACGCGTGACCGCGACCGCTGACACCTCTTGGGCCTGGCCTGGACAGTTCCATACGCTCGGGCCTTTCGATGTCCCGGGTTTTCCCTCCCGCCATGCGCATGTGTACATGCCGAGCGGAAACGACGTGCCGCTCCACGAGCGGCCCGTGCTCTACCTCTTCGACGGCCAGAACAGCTGGACGGACTGGGGCAGCTATGCGGGTGGCTGGTACGCGCATGAGGCCGCCGAGAAGCTCGTGGGCAGCCGGACCTTCCGGGCGCCCGTCGTCGTGGGGCTCGAGCACGGCGGCGACCGGCGCATCGATGAGCTGTCGCCGTGGGAGATGACGCCTGGCCGCGGCGGCCACGCGGAGCACTTCTTCGACTGGGTGGTGCACCACTTCATGCCGCACGTGCAGCGCACCTTCGGGCTGCCGGGTGGGGCACTGCACACGGTGGTGGGTGGCTCGTCCATGGGGGGCCTGGCGGCGCTCTGGTCCCACTACCGCTACCCGCACGCCATCGGCGGGGCGATTGCCATGTCACCTGCCTTCTCCGTGGGCGGTAAGGCGCTCTTCCCCTTCGTGGACAGCCGCTCCAAGCCTCTCATCAGCCGCGTGTATCTCGACTGCGGCGGGCGTGAGGGCGGAGGCAGCATGCTCGCGGTCGCCGAGGAGATGTACCGTGTTCTCGAGCGCAAGGGCTACCCAGAGGGCGGACTCATGTGGCGCCCGGACCCGGAGGCCGGGCACAATGAGAAGGCCTGGAGGCGCCGACTGCCCAAGGCGCTGCGTTTCATGTTCCGGCGCTGAACGCGCTCCGTCAAACCATGGCGGCAGCGGAAATCGAAGCCGCGTCGGAGGGTGGATGCATTTCACAGGCCTCCAGGACAGACGCACGGCATGGCGCCCCGCCAGCCCATGGACTGGAAGTGAATATCACTCAGATGTCACGACCAGGATCCCTGGCGAAAGGATTCCATCCGATGAAAGCCCTGTAGGTGCGCCCGCCCTCAGGGCGTGGCCGCCGTGGTGAGCATGCGCGCGGGGCCCAGGCTCGTGGCCAGCTCGGAGAAGCCCGCGGCGCTGTCCGGGACGCGCTCGAACAGCGCGTCCACCGTGGCGGGAGAGATGGCGTCGAACATCACGGACCACACGAACGAGGTGTTCGCGGGCAGGGAAAAGCCTATCGCGCGCAGATCCGGCACGGAGGTGTGGATATTGGCCGTTAAGACCGCGAGGGAGAGGGGCCGCGGCGAGCTGCCCGGCAGCGTCCTGAGCTGGAAGTTGTACACCCCCCCGGCCACCGGGCTCCAGGAGAAGTCGGTGCCGTGCGTCACGCCGACTGCGGCCGCCTCGGGGGTGATGGGCCGGGCGATGTCCGGCAGCGAGAGGGTCGTGGTGCTGCCCGCTGCCATGCCCGTCTTCTGGGCCGAGGAGTAGGAGATGCCGCTCGGGGATGCCTCCATCGCGCTCGCCAACAAGATGAACGTGGCCTGTGCCACCTGGGGCACCACATAGCGGAACGAGGTGCCCGAGGGGCGGTTCTGGCCGGCAATGGAGAAGAAGGCCTGGTCCGGGAGCATCATGGCCACGCCGGTGCCGGCCAGTTGGAGCCCGGTGGGCACGGTGACGTCGAGGGCGAGGGGGGCGCTGGCCACGGCCTCCAGGGCGACATCCTGGGCCGAGATGGTGGCGCCCTCCGTGAGGGTGACGTTGTCGCGCCGTCCATAGCCCGGAAAGCCCGTGGGCAGGCCGGTGACGGGGTCCTGGGTGGACTGGAGGGCGTAGAGCGAGCCGGTGATGGAGGTAGGCCCCCTCCATTCCACCTTGCGCGAGTAGCCCGTCGCGCTGCCGCCGGAAGCGGGGAAGGAAACCCCGCTCCCCGGGGATGCACGGAAGACCATCACGGGGGCGTTCGCGCCGACGTAGGGAGGCTGACCGCCACTGAAGGCGCCCTCCAGGGTGGCGGAGTGGAGGACGCCGTCGGGGACAAGTGGGTCCTCACCGAGGAGCAACGTGAGCACGCGCTGGGTGAGGCCCTTATAAACCCTCGCCTCCGACTTGTCGCTCGTCACGGTGGCGAGATCGTAGGGGACGGCCACGTCTGGAAAGCTGAACGCGCCCGAACCGTCCGTGTTCACCACGACCTGTCCGCTGGCGTGCATCAGCAGCACGGGGGAGTTCACCACGGGCGCGCCCCGGGCATTGAACAACTTCCCACTCACGCTCCCCCTCGCGGGAGTCGGCGTCTCCGTATCGCCCCCTCCAGGAACCGAGGGTT from Melittangium boletus DSM 14713 includes the following:
- a CDS encoding FAD-dependent monooxygenase — encoded protein: MSHDVLVTGASVTGPALAWWLHRFGMNVTVVERSPAFRDGGQNIDVRGAGREVLRRMGLEQAVAKAGTGEQGIVFVDENNRVKAEFDKEVFGGNGPTAELEILRGDLARILYEHSRDRAEYVFGDSIESLDDGGEGGIEVTFKKGGARRFDLVIAAEGIGSSTRRLLFGDTAKRRPFNLYMGYFTLPKGENDGVFARWYNAPGGRSVLLRPDPKGTTRAVLTLQQAPCGYEDLSLDEQKQVLKERFADAGWETPRVLQGLAQADDFYFEMIGQMRLECWSKGRTALVGDAAYAPSPVSGMGTSLGLVGAYVLAGELSRHDDHAEAFAAYERIMRPYVDQAQDVPKLGPRIANPRTRFGIVLQQAVLNLATKPGIRNLAGKLIEPPAEKIDLPDYGRAVSR
- a CDS encoding alpha/beta hydrolase, whose amino-acid sequence is MPRVTATADTSWAWPGQFHTLGPFDVPGFPSRHAHVYMPSGNDVPLHERPVLYLFDGQNSWTDWGSYAGGWYAHEAAEKLVGSRTFRAPVVVGLEHGGDRRIDELSPWEMTPGRGGHAEHFFDWVVHHFMPHVQRTFGLPGGALHTVVGGSSMGGLAALWSHYRYPHAIGGAIAMSPAFSVGGKALFPFVDSRSKPLISRVYLDCGGREGGGSMLAVAEEMYRVLERKGYPEGGLMWRPDPEAGHNEKAWRRRLPKALRFMFRR
- a CDS encoding carboxypeptidase-like regulatory domain-containing protein, which gives rise to MKRNTLWAYGCTALLLSACGSTSPASEPSVPGGGDTETPTPARGSVSGKLFNARGAPVVNSPVLLMHASGQVVVNTDGSGAFSFPDVAVPYDLATVTSDKSEARVYKGLTQRVLTLLLGEDPLVPDGVLHSATLEGAFSGGQPPYVGANAPVMVFRASPGSGVSFPASGGSATGYSRKVEWRGPTSITGSLYALQSTQDPVTGLPTGFPGYGRRDNVTLTEGATISAQDVALEAVASAPLALDVTVPTGLQLAGTGVAMMLPDQAFFSIAGQNRPSGTSFRYVVPQVAQATFILLASAMEASPSGISYSSAQKTGMAAGSTTTLSLPDIARPITPEAAAVGVTHGTDFSWSPVAGGVYNFQLRTLPGSSPRPLSLAVLTANIHTSVPDLRAIGFSLPANTSFVWSVMFDAISPATVDALFERVPDSAAGFSELATSLGPARMLTTAATP